From the Streptomyces pluripotens genome, one window contains:
- a CDS encoding serine hydrolase domain-containing protein, with amino-acid sequence MSHTSARLCRGVVIVVTAGTLMAPLTAGAVPVSTPATSAASAPSPSPSPSGPEVLPLTPAVARQLDAAVQQVMSEANVPGVMVGVWTPGQPSYVRSFGVADKTTGRRMTPGLSMRIGSETKTFTVTALLQLADQGKVSLDDPIGKYIDGVPNGSDITLRQLADMRSGLFNYTQDEGFVKALTSDPQRPFTPQQLLSYAFRHPVLFPPGQKFSYCNTNLILLGLVVEKESGQPIGNYIEQHILAPTGMGQTLFPTGSEFPSPHAQGYSNQTANGQVADTADWDPSWAWAAGAMVSTLHDLHIWAPTVATGQLPDGSRLISPAMQAQRLTFPPGPVPGAGYGLGIFNVHGWIGHNGSLPGYESLTLYLPATRTSLVVLLNTDIQHDGEAPGTLFGQAITQIISPQHVFNLPAQPSTG; translated from the coding sequence ATGTCGCACACATCCGCACGCCTGTGCCGGGGGGTCGTGATCGTCGTGACGGCGGGGACACTGATGGCGCCGCTCACCGCGGGTGCCGTTCCGGTCTCCACCCCGGCCACGTCCGCGGCCAGCGCACCCAGTCCGTCGCCGTCGCCCTCGGGGCCGGAAGTCCTCCCCCTCACCCCCGCTGTGGCCCGCCAACTCGACGCAGCCGTCCAGCAGGTGATGAGCGAGGCGAACGTACCCGGAGTGATGGTGGGCGTCTGGACTCCGGGGCAGCCCAGTTACGTCCGCTCGTTCGGCGTCGCCGACAAGACGACCGGACGGAGGATGACCCCAGGCCTCTCCATGCGCATCGGCAGTGAGACCAAGACGTTCACCGTGACCGCACTGCTGCAGCTGGCGGACCAGGGAAAGGTCAGCCTGGACGATCCGATCGGCAAGTACATCGACGGTGTGCCGAACGGCAGTGACATCACCTTGCGGCAACTGGCCGACATGCGCAGTGGATTGTTCAATTACACTCAGGACGAAGGCTTCGTCAAGGCACTCACGTCCGACCCGCAACGCCCCTTCACACCGCAACAACTGCTCAGCTACGCCTTCCGGCATCCGGTGCTGTTCCCACCGGGGCAGAAGTTCTCCTACTGCAACACCAATCTCATCCTGCTCGGTCTGGTGGTGGAGAAGGAAAGCGGTCAACCGATCGGGAACTACATCGAGCAGCACATCCTCGCCCCGACCGGCATGGGTCAGACGCTCTTCCCGACGGGCAGCGAGTTTCCCTCTCCACATGCGCAGGGCTACTCCAACCAGACCGCGAACGGGCAGGTGGCCGACACTGCCGACTGGGACCCATCCTGGGCCTGGGCGGCCGGCGCGATGGTCTCCACACTGCACGACCTGCACATCTGGGCGCCCACCGTCGCCACCGGCCAACTACCCGACGGGAGCCGCCTGATCAGCCCCGCCATGCAGGCGCAGCGGCTCACCTTCCCGCCGGGCCCGGTCCCGGGAGCAGGGTACGGGCTGGGAATCTTCAATGTGCACGGGTGGATCGGCCACAACGGTTCCCTGCCGGGCTATGAGTCCCTGACCCTCTACCTGCCGGCTACGCGGACCAGCCTGGTGGTGCTTCTCAACACCGACATCCAGCATGACGGAGAGGCACCCGGCACCCTGTTCGGCCAGGCGATCACGCAGATCATCTCACCGCAGCACGTCTTCAACCTGCCGGCCCAGCCGTCGACCGGGTGA
- a CDS encoding MMPL family transporter: MTDAFGPGSNGPLTVVVDQSEVPAGQRTALATQAQKTLDGVSGAAAVTPLTPTKDGDVLVATVYSQQSPQSATTTDLANGLVHHTLPEAVRGTDAKGYVTGTTAAQVDFRDIVAARLPVIIAVVVGLAFLVILAVFRGLLVAVKAAVLNVLSITASYGVVVAVFQWGWGGPALGVHGKVPIESYVPMMMFAIVFGLSMDYEIFLLSRVHEAWLRTGNAQDAVAHALEITARVITCAALIMVSVFAAFIISSNIVVKMLGLGLAVSVLIDATVVRLLLVPAVMTLLGRRAWWTPRWLDRILPHVDTEGESLVR, encoded by the coding sequence ATGACGGACGCCTTCGGGCCCGGCTCCAACGGTCCCCTCACCGTCGTCGTGGACCAGAGCGAGGTCCCCGCCGGCCAGCGCACGGCTCTGGCCACCCAGGCCCAGAAGACCCTCGACGGCGTGTCCGGTGCCGCCGCCGTCACCCCGTTGACCCCCACCAAGGACGGCGATGTGCTGGTCGCCACCGTGTACTCCCAGCAGTCCCCGCAGAGCGCCACCACCACCGACCTGGCCAACGGGCTGGTTCACCACACCCTGCCCGAGGCCGTGCGTGGCACGGACGCCAAGGGGTACGTCACTGGCACCACGGCCGCACAGGTGGACTTCCGCGATATCGTCGCCGCCCGCCTTCCGGTGATCATTGCCGTGGTCGTCGGCCTGGCCTTCCTGGTCATCCTCGCCGTCTTCCGCGGTCTGCTCGTCGCCGTCAAGGCGGCCGTCCTCAACGTCTTGTCCATCACCGCTTCCTACGGCGTCGTCGTGGCCGTCTTCCAGTGGGGCTGGGGTGGACCGGCTCTCGGCGTGCACGGCAAGGTGCCCATCGAGAGCTATGTGCCGATGATGATGTTCGCGATTGTCTTCGGCCTCAGCATGGACTACGAGATCTTCCTGCTGTCGCGTGTCCACGAGGCCTGGCTGCGCACCGGCAACGCACAAGACGCGGTCGCCCATGCCCTGGAGATCACCGCGCGGGTCATCACCTGCGCCGCACTGATCATGGTGAGCGTGTTCGCCGCTTTCATCATCTCCAGCAACATCGTGGTGAAGATGCTCGGTCTCGGTCTCGCCGTCAGCGTCCTGATCGACGCCACCGTCGTGCGTCTGCTGCTCGTACCCGCCGTGATGACACTGCTCGGGCGGCGCGCCTGGTGGACCCCGCGATGGCTCGACCGGATCCTGCCGCACGTCGACACCGAGGGGGAGAGCCTGGTCAGGTGA
- a CDS encoding PP2C family protein-serine/threonine phosphatase produces the protein MRSVRGWWPHGSRDDRGWLRGAPPPWWVRVLPVLLLVAVGTATLATPDARDLGFLLGAIPPLAVLSYGPLGTAVLGVGVVLVLNVPATHLDRPGQTDLLTIVFVSVLSVFVSYVRRHRDVQLDTERAIGEAVQRAVMPPLPERVGRIGCTGFYQAAQGGTLVGGDFFDVRDGPSGVRAVMGDVQGHGLSAVTTVVSLLGAFREAALDQPDLESVAARMDRRLTVDSAGVRHPELFATAMLLEFSPDARTVRVVACGHPAPVLLHEGHAIEVAVAPGPPLGIGLVGVDPPKEVSVSLGPTDRLFLASDGVWEARDAADAFYPLPERLAALTGAAPSELPDAVWADLVRLRYDVRDDATMLVLAPEPPVT, from the coding sequence GTGAGATCGGTGCGCGGCTGGTGGCCCCATGGGTCCCGGGATGATCGCGGCTGGTTGCGGGGAGCCCCGCCGCCGTGGTGGGTGCGGGTGCTTCCCGTACTGCTGCTCGTGGCCGTCGGCACGGCGACGCTGGCGACCCCGGACGCGCGCGACCTCGGCTTCCTGCTGGGGGCGATCCCCCCGCTCGCGGTGCTGTCGTACGGCCCTCTCGGAACCGCGGTCCTCGGTGTAGGGGTGGTCCTGGTACTGAACGTCCCGGCCACGCACCTGGACCGCCCCGGTCAGACCGATCTGCTCACCATCGTGTTCGTCTCCGTCCTGAGCGTGTTCGTGTCCTACGTACGCCGTCACCGCGACGTCCAACTGGACACGGAGCGGGCGATCGGAGAGGCGGTGCAGCGGGCCGTGATGCCGCCGTTGCCGGAGCGGGTCGGGCGGATCGGATGCACGGGCTTCTACCAGGCGGCACAGGGCGGAACGCTCGTGGGCGGGGACTTCTTCGACGTGCGGGACGGGCCGAGCGGGGTACGGGCCGTGATGGGTGACGTGCAGGGGCACGGACTGTCGGCGGTCACGACGGTGGTGTCGCTGCTGGGGGCGTTCCGGGAGGCCGCGCTGGACCAACCGGATCTGGAATCGGTGGCGGCACGGATGGACCGCAGGCTGACGGTGGACTCGGCGGGTGTCCGGCACCCGGAGCTGTTCGCCACGGCGATGCTGCTGGAGTTCTCGCCCGACGCGCGTACGGTGCGGGTGGTGGCCTGCGGTCATCCAGCGCCGGTCCTGCTGCACGAGGGCCACGCCATCGAGGTGGCCGTGGCCCCCGGGCCGCCGCTGGGCATCGGGCTGGTCGGCGTCGATCCGCCGAAGGAGGTTTCGGTGTCGCTCGGACCGACCGACCGGCTGTTCCTGGCGTCCGACGGTGTGTGGGAGGCCAGGGACGCCGCCGACGCCTTCTACCCACTGCCCGAACGGCTGGCCGCGCTGACCGGCGCGGCGCCCTCCGAGCTGCCGGATGCGGTGTGGGCGGACCTGGTACGGCTGCGCTACGACGTCCGGGACGACGCCACCATGCTGGTACTGGCCCCCGAGCCGCCGGTCACCTGA
- the tgmB gene encoding ATP-grasp ribosomal peptide maturase, with translation MTVLILTSEEDVTADMVVLRLGEAGVPVVRLDPADLTNGVALSGEYVRGACRGHLSVGGRLVSMNGLRSIWVRRPGNAAVKAAQPSAWLTEESSQALYGMLRATDARWMNHPDAARRARHKPWQLHLAQRTGLAVPATLITTFPQAAREFAERFPDLVVKPVSGAHPQEPPRAVPTSRVAPDADFAAVAFGPTLLQRRVVKQADIRLTVIGDTLLAARKPADPAAHPDDVDVRFAPSVSPWLPADVPPRIAEAVLRYLREAELAYGAFDFAEDADGIWWFLECNQSGQFGFVEMDTGQPIAAAIATWLAMDGHSGHARAEGGRSATC, from the coding sequence ATGACCGTGCTCATCCTGACCAGTGAAGAGGACGTGACGGCGGACATGGTGGTCCTCCGGCTGGGCGAAGCGGGCGTGCCCGTGGTCCGGCTCGATCCCGCCGATCTGACCAACGGGGTGGCGCTGTCGGGCGAGTACGTGCGGGGTGCCTGCCGTGGACATCTGTCCGTCGGCGGACGCCTGGTGAGCATGAACGGCCTGCGCTCCATCTGGGTACGCAGACCCGGGAACGCGGCCGTCAAGGCCGCCCAGCCGTCCGCCTGGCTGACCGAGGAGTCATCACAGGCTCTGTACGGGATGCTGCGCGCCACCGACGCACGCTGGATGAACCATCCGGACGCCGCTCGCCGCGCCCGCCACAAGCCCTGGCAGCTCCACCTGGCCCAGCGCACCGGCCTCGCCGTGCCGGCGACGCTGATCACGACGTTCCCGCAGGCGGCGCGGGAGTTCGCGGAGCGTTTCCCGGATCTGGTGGTCAAACCCGTCTCCGGTGCGCATCCGCAGGAGCCGCCGCGGGCGGTGCCGACCAGCCGAGTGGCACCTGACGCGGACTTCGCCGCGGTCGCCTTCGGGCCGACGCTGCTGCAGCGACGGGTCGTCAAGCAGGCCGACATCCGGCTCACCGTCATCGGCGACACTCTGCTGGCCGCGCGCAAACCCGCTGACCCGGCTGCCCATCCCGACGACGTGGACGTCCGCTTCGCGCCCTCGGTCTCCCCCTGGCTGCCGGCGGACGTACCCCCGCGCATCGCGGAAGCCGTGCTGCGCTACCTGAGAGAGGCCGAACTGGCCTACGGCGCTTTCGATTTCGCGGAGGACGCCGACGGGATCTGGTGGTTCCTGGAGTGCAACCAGTCCGGCCAGTTCGGGTTCGTTGAGATGGACACCGGTCAGCCGATCGCCGCCGCCATCGCCACGTGGCTCGCCATGGACGGACATTCGGGGCACGCACGTGCGGAGGGCGGCCGGAGCGCCACATGTTGA
- the tgmA gene encoding putative ATP-grasp-modified RiPP, with protein sequence MQPFTLNYARPAVQLDVTTPYAYDSGLQLNVLPDGRIAATDQATLRALGTTTSTAGSKTHFDD encoded by the coding sequence ATGCAACCGTTCACGCTCAACTACGCGCGCCCCGCAGTGCAGTTGGACGTCACCACTCCGTACGCGTACGACTCCGGACTGCAGTTGAACGTCCTCCCGGACGGGCGGATCGCCGCCACCGATCAAGCGACCTTGAGAGCCCTCGGAACGACGACGTCGACCGCGGGTTCCAAGACGCACTTCGACGACTGA
- a CDS encoding fructosamine kinase family protein: protein MVTSDEDPARVASRLTGRAATGVPVTSGTPTHVVLDDGTPVVVKRGDGRGAVRAEVAGLRWLAAAGAVRVPEVLGHDEHWMVTERVPTGHPGPEAALHFGHALAALHSAGAPHFGAPPPGGPGDAYIGLARMRNAPGVDWPDWYAEHRVLPYVRAAVDRGTLRPDEAALFERVCERLPELAGPAEPPARLHGDLWHGNVLWGADGEVRLIDPAAHGGHRETDLAMLRLFGCPQLDRVLAGYGEAAAPADGWQDRVGLHQLFPLLVHAVLFGRAYAQRALAVAHATVG from the coding sequence GTGGTCACGTCAGACGAGGATCCGGCCCGGGTCGCATCCCGACTCACCGGGCGGGCGGCCACCGGTGTGCCAGTGACATCAGGGACGCCCACCCACGTCGTGCTGGACGACGGAACACCGGTGGTGGTCAAGCGCGGGGACGGCCGCGGGGCTGTGCGCGCCGAGGTGGCCGGCCTGCGTTGGCTGGCCGCGGCGGGTGCGGTCCGGGTCCCTGAGGTACTCGGTCACGACGAACACTGGATGGTGACCGAGCGGGTGCCGACCGGGCACCCCGGCCCCGAAGCGGCGCTTCATTTCGGTCATGCCCTGGCCGCCCTGCACTCGGCGGGCGCACCCCACTTCGGGGCCCCGCCGCCCGGCGGCCCCGGTGATGCGTACATCGGCCTCGCCCGCATGCGCAATGCTCCGGGGGTCGACTGGCCCGACTGGTACGCGGAGCACCGCGTGCTGCCGTATGTGCGTGCCGCGGTCGACCGTGGCACACTCCGCCCGGACGAGGCAGCCCTGTTCGAGCGGGTATGCGAGCGGTTGCCAGAACTGGCCGGCCCCGCCGAGCCCCCTGCCCGGCTGCACGGCGATCTGTGGCACGGAAACGTGCTCTGGGGTGCCGACGGCGAAGTGCGGCTCATCGACCCGGCCGCACACGGCGGGCACCGGGAAACCGATCTGGCGATGCTCCGGCTCTTCGGCTGCCCCCAACTGGACCGGGTGCTCGCCGGATACGGGGAGGCCGCCGCACCGGCCGACGGCTGGCAGGATCGAGTGGGCCTGCACCAGCTCTTCCCTCTGTTGGTCCACGCGGTGCTGTTCGGACGGGCATACGCGCAGCGCGCCCTGGCCGTGGCGCACGCGACGGTGGGGTGA
- a CDS encoding aminoglycoside phosphotransferase family protein, which yields MEFSTVLVRSLLRAQHPDLAGLELRPVPGGWVNQLWRLGEELAVRLPRAPGASSLLREEGRWLPVLAPRLPLPVPVPVRAGEPSACFPRPWAVVTWVPGRSADRAAFTRGEDAAARLAGFLRALHRNAPAEAPEHCGHGGILSRRAGDFQERLRDVADTLTGEDAADLRTVWGEAAAADRWSGARVWVHGDLHPANVVVADGSLAGVLDFGDVCAGDPATDLAAVWLLLPSAAAPCFFRSYGPVDAATMRRARGWAVLRGLSLMRLGRAFERGLPGGQPLWGQAGRTALNRVLTDWRA from the coding sequence GTGGAGTTCAGCACCGTGCTCGTGCGCTCGTTGCTGCGGGCCCAGCACCCGGATCTCGCCGGACTGGAGTTGCGCCCGGTGCCGGGGGGATGGGTCAACCAACTGTGGCGTCTGGGCGAGGAACTGGCGGTCCGGCTGCCCCGGGCACCGGGTGCTTCGTCCCTGCTGCGCGAGGAGGGGCGGTGGCTGCCGGTCCTGGCGCCCCGGCTTCCCCTGCCGGTGCCGGTTCCGGTGCGCGCCGGGGAGCCCTCGGCCTGCTTTCCCCGTCCATGGGCCGTCGTGACCTGGGTGCCGGGCCGGTCCGCTGACCGTGCTGCCTTCACCCGAGGCGAGGACGCCGCCGCCCGGTTGGCAGGCTTCCTCCGCGCGCTGCACCGGAACGCGCCCGCCGAAGCGCCGGAGCATTGCGGGCACGGGGGAATCCTGTCCCGACGCGCCGGAGATTTCCAAGAGCGGCTCCGGGATGTCGCGGACACCCTGACCGGGGAGGACGCAGCGGACCTGCGCACCGTCTGGGGCGAGGCCGCCGCCGCTGACAGGTGGAGCGGAGCACGGGTGTGGGTGCACGGCGACCTCCACCCGGCGAACGTGGTAGTCGCCGACGGATCCCTGGCTGGTGTGCTCGACTTCGGCGACGTCTGCGCCGGCGACCCCGCGACCGACCTGGCGGCTGTGTGGCTGCTCCTTCCGTCAGCAGCCGCCCCGTGCTTCTTCCGCTCGTATGGTCCGGTGGACGCGGCAACGATGCGGCGGGCACGCGGTTGGGCCGTGCTGCGCGGACTGTCGCTGATGCGCCTTGGCCGGGCCTTCGAACGGGGCCTGCCGGGAGGGCAGCCGCTATGGGGTCAGGCCGGGCGCACGGCACTCAACCGCGTGCTGACCGACTGGCGCGCTTGA
- a CDS encoding class F sortase: protein MTADPPSITPAEQEPDEDGAGQGGRLTLWGVAIAVLAVSVFGGHHRSGEASRAAGANASTQADPHRVGKAMPRSSPTRLLIPGISVNAPFTALVIGTSGQLQPPPAGNTNLVGWYAEGASPGEKGTAIIAGHVDTTTSAAVFARLDELKRGDKFTVERADGRNADFVVDSAETFAKDDFPSKRVYADASRPEARLITCAGDYDHTAKDYTENLVVFAHLV from the coding sequence ATGACAGCAGATCCACCCTCGATCACCCCCGCAGAACAGGAGCCGGACGAGGACGGCGCCGGGCAAGGAGGGCGGCTGACGCTGTGGGGCGTGGCGATCGCCGTGCTCGCCGTGAGCGTGTTCGGTGGCCACCATCGCTCCGGCGAGGCGTCCCGCGCCGCGGGCGCGAACGCTTCCACACAGGCCGACCCACACCGAGTCGGCAAGGCGATGCCCCGGTCCAGCCCGACCCGCCTACTCATCCCCGGGATTTCCGTGAACGCGCCGTTCACCGCGCTGGTGATCGGCACCTCGGGTCAGCTCCAGCCCCCGCCGGCCGGCAACACCAACCTCGTCGGCTGGTACGCGGAGGGCGCCTCGCCCGGTGAGAAGGGCACCGCGATCATCGCCGGGCACGTCGACACCACGACCTCGGCCGCCGTTTTCGCCCGCCTCGACGAGCTGAAACGCGGTGACAAGTTCACCGTGGAGCGCGCCGACGGCCGCAATGCGGACTTCGTGGTGGACAGCGCCGAGACCTTCGCGAAGGACGACTTCCCGAGTAAACGCGTGTACGCCGACGCCTCTCGCCCTGAAGCGCGCCTCATCACCTGTGCAGGGGACTACGACCACACGGCGAAGGACTACACCGAGAACTTGGTCGTCTTCGCCCACCTGGTGTGA
- a CDS encoding GDSL-type esterase/lipase family protein, producing MHTIPLAPELIRGALELEPTALGFLPHRLPAWARTQCADPQLALAESQPSGVRLAFRTRATLVELDALATKRVYPGLPPRPDGVYDLLVDGQPAGSATVAGGHTLSIDLRTGTVERRPGPVGTVRFAGLPGTEKDLEIWLPHNETTELVALRTDAPVTPLPNRSRRVWLHHGSSISHGSDAARPTTTWPALAASLGGVELINLGLGGGALLDPFTARTLRDTHADLISVKVGINLVNTDLMRLRAFGPAVHGFLDTVREGHPSTPLLVVSPILCPAHEDTPGPSALDHTALGEGRLQFRAVGDPADTAAGKLTLRIVREELERIVRERTAGDPHLHLLDGRDLYGESDSGELPLPDGLHPDGAAHRRIGERFVALAFAADGPFALRGC from the coding sequence ATGCACACGATTCCCCTCGCCCCCGAGTTGATCCGCGGCGCTCTGGAGCTGGAACCCACCGCCCTGGGGTTCTTGCCGCACCGGCTGCCCGCCTGGGCCCGGACCCAGTGCGCCGACCCGCAGTTGGCCCTGGCGGAGTCCCAGCCCTCTGGCGTTCGACTGGCCTTTCGGACCCGCGCGACCCTCGTCGAACTGGACGCCCTGGCGACCAAACGGGTCTACCCAGGACTACCGCCCCGCCCGGACGGCGTGTACGACCTGCTCGTGGACGGCCAGCCAGCCGGCAGCGCCACGGTCGCCGGCGGCCACACCCTCTCGATCGACCTGCGCACCGGCACCGTGGAGCGCCGGCCCGGACCGGTCGGCACGGTGCGCTTCGCCGGACTTCCCGGCACCGAGAAGGACCTGGAGATCTGGCTGCCGCACAACGAGACGACCGAACTCGTCGCACTGCGCACCGACGCACCCGTGACGCCCCTACCGAACCGGAGCCGCAGGGTGTGGCTGCATCACGGCAGCTCGATCAGCCACGGCTCCGACGCCGCCCGCCCCACCACCACGTGGCCGGCGCTCGCCGCGTCCCTCGGCGGAGTGGAACTGATCAATCTGGGGCTGGGCGGCGGTGCCCTGCTCGACCCCTTCACAGCCCGCACGCTGCGCGACACCCACGCCGACCTGATCAGCGTGAAGGTCGGCATCAACCTGGTGAACACCGACCTGATGCGATTGCGTGCCTTCGGGCCCGCGGTCCACGGTTTCCTCGACACCGTCCGCGAGGGACATCCCAGCACTCCGCTGCTGGTCGTCTCACCGATCCTGTGCCCGGCCCACGAAGACACACCGGGCCCCAGCGCCCTGGACCACACCGCACTGGGAGAGGGACGGCTGCAGTTCCGGGCCGTCGGTGACCCGGCGGACACGGCGGCCGGGAAGCTCACCCTGCGGATCGTACGCGAGGAGTTGGAGCGGATCGTACGCGAGCGGACGGCCGGAGATCCGCATTTGCACCTCCTCGACGGCCGCGACTTGTACGGCGAGTCCGACTCCGGCGAACTCCCGCTGCCCGACGGCCTCCACCCGGATGGCGCCGCGCACCGCCGGATCGGCGAACGGTTCGTGGCTCTGGCGTTCGCCGCGGACGGCCCCTTCGCGCTCCGCGGTTGCTGA
- a CDS encoding TetR/AcrR family transcriptional regulator, with the protein MARAGLTTERLVRAGAELADEAGFEQVTLSALARRFDVRVASLYSHLRNSQDLKTKIALLALEELADRAADALAGRAGKDALNAFANVYRDYAREHPGRYAAARHPLDAGAASASAGGRHAQMTRAILRGYDLSGPDQTHAVRLLGSVFHGYVSLEMAGGFSHSTPDSQESWTRILEALDAVLREWPST; encoded by the coding sequence ATGGCGCGTGCAGGCCTGACCACCGAGCGCCTGGTCCGCGCCGGTGCCGAGCTGGCGGACGAGGCCGGCTTCGAGCAGGTGACGTTGTCGGCGTTGGCCCGCCGGTTCGACGTCCGGGTCGCGAGCCTGTACTCGCACCTGAGGAACTCCCAGGATCTCAAGACGAAGATCGCGCTACTCGCCCTGGAGGAACTGGCCGACCGCGCCGCCGACGCGCTGGCCGGCCGGGCCGGCAAGGACGCGCTGAACGCTTTCGCGAACGTGTACCGCGATTACGCGCGCGAGCACCCCGGCCGCTATGCGGCAGCCCGGCACCCGCTGGACGCCGGGGCGGCCTCCGCCAGTGCGGGCGGCCGGCATGCGCAGATGACCCGCGCGATCCTGCGCGGCTACGACCTGTCCGGACCGGACCAGACCCACGCGGTCCGACTCCTCGGCAGCGTCTTCCACGGCTACGTCAGCCTGGAGATGGCCGGCGGGTTCAGTCACAGCACCCCCGACTCGCAGGAGTCGTGGACGCGGATCCTGGAAGCCCTCGACGCCGTGCTGCGCGAGTGGCCCAGCACCTGA
- a CDS encoding LysR family transcriptional regulator — translation MELELRHLRVLCAIADAGSVGRAAAQLGYSQPAVSTQLRRIESHLGEALFERGTGGARPTRYGTEVVAQARDVLARADAIGHRPAAVRALRSLRVAATNSPMLSGTVSRVRARLPELSLAVNSVYASSRIVELLEEGGADIAIAADYPGMELRHSCAVRHRGIITEPTFVALPSRHRLRQCAQVQLADLAEDGWFVTPDDGAGWPGVFYDACKAAGFTPVTVHEFLGDQIQLQSMIADGLGVSLVQPTLRPIPHVDVKPLAGSPLWCRYVLAWRPDTVTDEVVESVLQSATAAYRDLVAQAPHLRTWASRTWSVAGA, via the coding sequence ATGGAGCTGGAGCTCCGCCACCTGAGGGTGCTGTGCGCGATCGCCGACGCGGGCAGTGTGGGCCGCGCAGCCGCGCAACTCGGCTACTCACAACCCGCCGTCAGCACCCAACTGCGGCGCATCGAAAGCCACTTGGGTGAGGCATTGTTCGAGCGTGGCACAGGCGGAGCCCGCCCGACGCGCTACGGTACGGAGGTGGTTGCCCAAGCTCGTGACGTACTGGCCCGCGCCGACGCCATAGGTCACCGCCCGGCCGCCGTCCGCGCCCTGCGCAGCCTGCGCGTGGCCGCCACCAACTCGCCGATGCTCTCCGGCACGGTCTCCCGGGTCCGCGCCCGGCTGCCGGAACTGTCCCTCGCGGTCAACAGCGTCTACGCCTCCTCACGGATCGTGGAACTCCTTGAGGAAGGGGGTGCGGACATCGCCATCGCCGCTGACTACCCGGGCATGGAACTGCGGCATTCGTGCGCCGTGCGGCACCGCGGGATCATCACGGAGCCGACGTTCGTCGCCCTGCCCTCCCGCCACAGGCTCCGGCAGTGCGCCCAGGTACAGCTCGCCGACCTGGCCGAGGACGGCTGGTTCGTGACCCCGGACGATGGGGCGGGCTGGCCCGGGGTGTTCTACGACGCCTGCAAAGCGGCCGGATTCACGCCGGTCACCGTGCACGAGTTCCTCGGTGACCAGATCCAGCTACAGAGCATGATCGCCGACGGTCTCGGCGTGTCCCTGGTGCAGCCGACGCTGCGGCCGATCCCGCACGTGGACGTCAAGCCGCTCGCCGGCTCCCCCTTGTGGTGCCGTTATGTGCTGGCCTGGCGGCCCGACACCGTCACCGACGAAGTGGTGGAGTCGGTGTTGCAGTCCGCCACGGCCGCGTACCGGGACCTCGTGGCCCAGGCGCCGCACCTGCGGACATGGGCCTCGCGGACCTGGAGCGTGGCCGGGGCGTAG